Sequence from the Acidimicrobiales bacterium genome:
CGTCGGACTCGTACGCCCAGCCAACCGGCTACGGCAATTCTCGCGCCGCAGCAACGGAATGGCAAGGACGCGCGAGGCCACAGTCATGAAGGGGTGACCGATGACTGCGTTTGCGACCGGCCACCGAGTGACCGCCAACACTAGGTTCCTCCCATGGACAGTCTGACTGGACTCCTGGACACCAACGGCTTTCTTGTCATCGACGGCGCCATGGGCACGGAACTGTTCGCCGCTGGCCTCACCGCCGGCGACCCACCCGAGCTCTGGAACCTGGACCACCCGGACCGGATCCGGGCAATCCACCAGGCCTACGTGGATGCCGGATCCGACATCGTCCTCACCAACTCCTTCGGCGGCAACCGCCACCGCCTGAAGCTCCACTCGCTGGAGGGGCGTGTCCACGAGCTGAACGCCGCCGCGGCCTCCATAGCCAGGGAAGTCGCCGGGGCCGCCGGCCGGCCGGTCCTGGTCGCCGGGTCCATGGGCCCCACAGGTGAGCTCATCGAGCCCCTCGGCGCGCTGACCGCCGCCGAGGCCCATGAGGCGTTCGCTGAGCAGGCGGCCGGCCTGTCCGACGGCGGTGCCGACATCCTCTGGCTCGAGACCATGAGCGCCCTGCCCGAGGTGGAGGCGGGCGTACTGGGTGCCCGCTCCGCCTCAGGCCTCCCGATCGTGGTCACCCTCAGCTTCGACACGGCCGGTCGGACCATGATGGGCATCACCGGGGAGGACGCCGGTGCCCTGCTGGCCAAGCTCGGAGTGGACGGCATCGGAGCCAACTGCGGTGCCAACCTGGCCGACACCGAGGCCGCCGTCGTGGGCATCCGTTCGGCGTGCGGCGACATCCCGGTCGTCTCCAAGGCAAACGCCGGCATACCCGTCTGGAAGGGAGCCGAGCTGGAGTACGACGCCACACCGGAGATCCTCTCGGCTCATGCCCACAGGCTCCGGGAGGCGGGCGTATCCATCATCGGCGCCTGCTGCGGCAGCACGCCCGACCACATCGCCATGATCCGGGCGGTCCTGGACGGTGACCGTCCGGTCCCGGACATCGCTCCCCCGGTTGCAACGGCCACCGTCGGATCAGGTGAACGCACGAATCG
This genomic interval carries:
- the bmt gene encoding betaine--homocysteine S-methyltransferase, translated to MDSLTGLLDTNGFLVIDGAMGTELFAAGLTAGDPPELWNLDHPDRIRAIHQAYVDAGSDIVLTNSFGGNRHRLKLHSLEGRVHELNAAAASIAREVAGAAGRPVLVAGSMGPTGELIEPLGALTAAEAHEAFAEQAAGLSDGGADILWLETMSALPEVEAGVLGARSASGLPIVVTLSFDTAGRTMMGITGEDAGALLAKLGVDGIGANCGANLADTEAAVVGIRSACGDIPVVSKANAGIPVWKGAELEYDATPEILSAHAHRLREAGVSIIGACCGSTPDHIAMIRAVLDGDRPVPDIAPPVATATVGSGERTNRRRRRRRS